cgtcggaggaggaagccgaaagtggatataggtcacgttgaccgaaccactctaaaatcttgtttgtgttttattcttgctatttaccttattgcaaactgagtctttacatccactactcttttacctatgctttcaagttaagtttccgaaatcagttttcaacgtaaacgattttatcgtatgaaagtttcaAACTGATGTGATTTTACCGCATTAGTGCCGACCCCCGATCTCAACATTAACATACATCTGCAATTAAAATTTCAACAATACAATCAAAATAGGCTaaagaaatgaggtgtgagaTATCTTGATGCAATTTTGGTGAATAAAAAAAACAAAGGCAAAACTAGAGAGATGCATGTGCTCACACAATATATTTATGAAGTATCATTTCTTGAGCCTGCAAAATGTATTCCAAGTTTATTGTTCAATTATCAGATTAATGCATCCCGACCCAAACAAATGCCATGTTCTTGTCGCCAACACTATATCAATACCGATTCAGTTCATTGAATCATAAAAGATTCATCACGATCACAACAATGATGTGTTAAAAACCTGATTTCATGGACGGAGTTTTTCTTGAAGTTTCGTAAGACTTGATATCTCATTAGTCTTTGTTTATCAAGTGAATTATTCTAAAATCTAATCAAGTATTAAAATCCCTCGTGCTCACATTTTCTCAAGTGATTCGAGACGTCTCTCACTCGTGCCACTTCAATCCACTTTAATTAATCAAACATAGaaatttaaatcttttttttGTAGAGAAGTCGACTTAGATGATTTATTGTGCGTGTCACAATTTGTAACAATATATTTCTTATtacttaatattttataaattcaaAATTATTCATATATCTATAGAGAAGGAAATAGAAATTTTGCAAGTAACTCTACCTATTGAGCTTTTGCAGACTCTGATTAGAGTGAAAATTTCTGTAATCATTacataaaatgatatatatatatatatatatatatatatatatatatatatatatatatatattatatatatatattacggaAGTAATAATGCTAAATTACTCCAACCATTAAAAGCCCATGGAAGCCCATCACAACCCAATATATGCGAGTCCGAACTACCCGTAGTGatgggagcgagagagagagagagagagagagagtgaggagCGGATGGATGCTGTTGGTGTGCTTGCAATATGCCCCTGTGGTCTATCCGAATCCTGGGGGAAGAATGGAGCCGCTGCCTCCCATGGCCGAGCCCACAGCCTCTCTTTCCGATCCTATCGCCATCTTGCCGCCTTCCAACCCTCTCCCTTCCTCGCCCTTTCCTACTCTTGCCGTCACGCAGGCACAGTTCGCGCTCGGAGGACCAAAACTCGCATATTCCTGCCACACCTTGTCGCTGCCATGGTTTGAGCTCTCCTTCCCTCTCATGCCCATCCAGGAGTGATCAAAATCTTGTCTTTCAAGCGTAGTCGTTCTTGATTTCGTGTTCGAAGTCAGGAAGGGACATAAAGCATGCCTTTCGActgctcttttctccttttttgggTGCAGGAAGGGGTTGAGGAGACTTACATCATGATAAAGCCCGATGGTGTCCAACGTGGGCTGGTAAGACTTTTTTATGCTTTTCCTTCTCCATACTTTATGCTTCCTTTCTGCTTGATATGTTCTATTTCTTGTTTGGTTCATGGTTATTTTGGTGAATGGCAAAGGTTGGGGAAATCATTTCCCGCTTTGAGAAGAAGGGATTTTTGCTCAAAGGTTTGAAGCTTTTCCAGTGTCCAAAAGAGTTAGCTGAGGTTCGCTTTCTGGCTTGCTTTCAGCTTCATGATTTGCATTGGTCTggtttatttttctatttcatgTTACTGTTGGAAAAATTACCATGCACAGGGTGAACTATGATATTATTTGTTCAATAAGgatagaatgtttttttttttttaattatgtcaGATTACTGACTATAATGTGCACATATATGTCACATTATTTTGACTTCACTGTTGAAGGACCATCATTTAGTATTACAGATGCTTCATGTAAAGCTGGTCCATTTACTTATTTTGTTTTTCTGTGGAAGTAATCTAGACATTTTTTCTTAACCTAAGCCACTAATTACTTCATAAATCCAATCAGTATGTTTGTTAATACTAGATAAGCAACAACTTACTTTGAACTTTTTTCTTAAGCTATTCcaataaataatttatcaaatatgttatcataatatTTGCTACTTGTTTATGTTTTTCATTTCAAGATTTTGCACATTTTCACCATTTTATGTTGCTAGTATGATTGTATATCTTACTGTTATACTTTGATCTTATGGCATTAACCTCACTAGTGACACATGTTATCATATTGATCAGAGCTAATCTGCAAAATGTTTATGCACATAAAACCATCACTCTTTTATTACTCAAAATTAGTAAGAGAATTGAAGAAATGTGCACAGCTTGGCACAAATACATCCTGTATTGCATGCTAATACAAAGAGTCTTACGATTTGATAGCATAGCTAAGAGGGTGATAATGATTAAGCAAATTGTGATAGTAAATCCACTTGCTGAAATGTTCCTTACTGGGAACCTAGATGAGGAGTAGCATTTGTCATTGAAAAAGAACAAGAGATATAAGGAAAGAAATTACTACTAATCTTCTTAGCTCCACAAAATCCTACGAAAGGTGGACTCTTGAACTCTCAAATATGTGATTTTTAATTGGTAAACAATATGCTGTAACAATGTTGGGGCTTTTAGATAACAGCTGAACTCAATAGGTATTCAGAAGAGTAGTTAGAATATCTAGGAAATTAAGGATAATCTCTTTCccgaaataaaaaatagaaattaaTTCCTACTGTTGTTTTTACTAAGGACCAAGTAGCTCTTCACTATTCTCTTTAGATAGGAGTCAGTGGATGCCATTCAGGCCATCATCTTGCTCAGTCATGGACTTGCAGGGCATGTGTTTTGGTTTGGTGACTGATGTGATCTTAATTTTTTCATCATACATATGGCTTTGTATGATGTTGAATGTCCAAATGAATGTTGATGTGACAAATTCTAGATGATTTCATCTTGTTGCATTCGACACTGAATTAATGATAATGAACCATTGATCATCTGGTCAAATCATCAAAGAATTATCACAGTATGTAAATTATCTCCCTGGAAAGGACTAATATGGATATCTGTAAGTGCAATCCTTTGTATAGTGATCATTGAATTAGTCCCAAAAAGGATTTTTCAGCATTGTATAAATTAGCGAAACTGGGTTTTATAAGGTGTTGGGATGCTCACAAATGTGAAATAGTCAAAGTTACATGTTTTTTCCTGTAGTTGATAGGTAGCTGTTCTTTTTTCTCCAAAAAGGAAtgcaaaatagaaaaataaaaataaaagttatTTGTGATTATGATTTGTGGATTGTTCCTTTCCATAGGCATGCAAATAAAGAGATATTTAGAAGCAGAagcttttttaatcaaaataaaataactgATGAACTTATGACTTATTTGATTAACTAAGTGCTCTAGAAAGCATTTATACTATATTGGTTGAAGCAAAGCACTCCTGTGTCAACCATCTTGATTGTGTCAATAAGGTGCTGGCATGGATTCGCATGCCCTAAAGGTATTATACAAAACCTAAGAAACTATAGTTAGCTTGTGTTGTCACACCTCCTTTTAGCATGAAGGTATATTAGAAAAAAGGAGCTTTCATAAGGCATTTATGGTTCACactaaatactaattaattaaaggcACTACATCACCTATTCCACTCACCAAAATACCAAAAAATACATTAAATAGAATGCATATGTTGAAAGCAACATATTCTAAAAATGAGATAAAAACACAAAAACAAGTAGGTAAAGTATGCTATGGTTGAATAAAAAATTGTATTCAAGTATGGTGAACTTATGCATTCTTGTTTAGTAACTTGTAATACAAAGTAACTAAAGTCTAAGAAACTAATGTATTGTTAAATATAGGTATGATAGCATGATAACAATCATATGGTACAAATAATTGATTCTACATATGATATTTGACCAACAAGTTGTTATTAGCTTTTTCTTGACCTCTTTtccttctggggcatttgttctCACACAAAACTATTTTAACAAATTATGACATAGAATgttaacataatgatagtttcaaGTTAGGAAAGCAACTAGAGAGATCATTAGAGGGGCATCTGAGATAATGTAAGAGTTAAGTAGATGATTATGACAAATGTGATGAATATTTGTAAAATTATGTTGAAAAAGAGGTGCAACACTTAGATTTTTTAACAAAGATTCATGCACCTGCGATTTTCTCAGAGTGTGAGTTACGTATCGAACCGTGGCAATTCATACCATACCCCAATACAAAGTCAGTTCTAATATCACAAACTAAGTCGGCTCCCTAGTGTTAGAGCCAAGAATATTGGGAAATGATGTCAATTGTCATGCAATTATACAAATTAAATCGTACATCGAGAAAATCACACCATGAAACTTCTATTCAAGAATCTAATTATAAAGAGATATACATTTTTTATTCAATATAATTTCACAAATATTCATCACATTTATTGTAACAAATAATCAGCTTAGCTTTCACATCATCTTGAACACCTTCAATAGTCACTTCAGATCTTTTGTCAAGTTGAAACTATTACCATGCTAACAGTCTACACTCCACCAGAATTCATGAAGGTGGTTTTGGATAAGCAGGAATGTTTGATAGGGAAACAAACAAAGTATGGAAAAGCTAATAACAACATATTGGTTAAATATCATATGTAGAATCAGCTGTGCAAATGAATTATCAAGGATAGTGTGCAGATGATAAGAATGTATGCAGTATGCATGTATGTAATATTATTCATAAATACAATCAGTCATACATATGCATCTCATCAAGCATTGACATACAAATGAGACGTCTGATGGTTACTTCTTCCACAACAACTGATGTAGAAAAACCATATAATATGTCTCATGATTGTCGCATGCGTTAATACAATATAATATACAAAATCCAATTATGCATTCACATCATCATCAACAATATCCCGATGtagtcaaacacttgatagtgcaCTCTCAAATAGTTGATAGAGCATGACTCTAATGGGATGAGTTCTTTATCTCCCAACAGCTGATGGAGAGAACTCATATTACACTCCCATAACATTGATGGAGTGGTGCCCCTCATCCATCGTATTAGGACATGTTCCTCCCAATGGTTAATGGAGGAATTATCTAGCTATCATGTCTAGCAGCCCATTAGATCTCGAAGGGAATGATTTTACCATAATACTATACTAGCCTTTCTATGACAAGAGCCAAGAACAAGAACAGTACTcagaagttatatcattatttattataTCATTTTCATACTAACGCTCAATTCATGCTAGTGAATCATGCATAGTGAATAGTGTAGGGATTCAATCCAATAAGTACTATTCAATCCATTATGGGCTTGTACCTCCTGCCATATGGAGCAAAACCACATGGAGAGCACAAGCCTAAAATATGCATATGCAAGGTAACATCAAAATACATTAATAGATACTAAGAAAATATGATCATGCAAGATGAATAAATCGTTATATGTCAAAAAAGTGTCAAAAGTATCACAATGAATCGATGCATATTATCTGGCATGTCAGACAGCCCAATGACGACTCTATACCATGATGTGACCACAGTGCCTTTCACGGATAGTCCTTTCCCCTTTGAGGACTTACTAAACCAATATATTATCAAATCAATAAAACTCAATAGATCAGTGAACATGGTCAATTAGCAATGCAT
The window above is part of the Musa acuminata AAA Group cultivar baxijiao chromosome BXJ1-1, Cavendish_Baxijiao_AAA, whole genome shotgun sequence genome. Proteins encoded here:
- the LOC135678067 gene encoding uncharacterized protein LOC135678067, which encodes MDAVGVLAICPCGLSESWGKNGAAASHGRAHSLSFRSYRHLAAFQPSPFLALSYSCRHAGTVRARRTKTRIFLPHLVAAMEGVEETYIMIKPDGVQRGLVGEIISRFEKKGFLLKGLKLFQCPKELAEEHYKDLKDKSFYPKLIDYITSGPVVCMAWEGVGVVASSRKLIGATNPLQAEPGTIRGDLAVQTGRNVVHGSDSPENGHREIDLWFKEGELCHWVPAQAPWLRE